Genomic window (Candidatus Eremiobacteraceae bacterium):
TCGGATGCGCGGCGAGAAAGGCGCGCGCGCGAACCGTGAGATATTCGAAGTTATCCCACAAACCGATGTCGTTCGACGCGTCGCGGCTCAACGCGATGTACGATTCGAGCCGGCGCCACGTCCCCACGACCTGCGTGCAATATACGTCCAGGATCAGGGTCTCGTCGACGATGCCGTTCTTGACGAGATTACCGATCTCTTCGAACAGGTTGCCGGTGAGATTGGTGGCGTCGAGGATCGCTCGCATTTCGGCTGCGATGACGGGCAGCGGCTTGCGCTGCGCCCGCGCGATGACAAACGCGCGAAACTGAGGGTCGTTCATGGCCTCGGCGGTCCTTGAGTTGACCAAGCTGCGCGCCTGTTCGAACCTCGATTCCGTGAACTTGTCACCGATGGCCAGGACGGCATTGATCTGGTTTCCAGCGCGCAAGTGGCGCAACTGTCCGAGCGCCGCGATGGCGGTCGCGCCGACGATGAGGACGGTGAGCAGCGAAGCCAACGTGCTGAGGAGCTCTAGCGACAAATCCGGTACCCCCATGCGCGGTCGAATAAATTCGACCGCTCCAAGAACGCTTGCGTGGGCCGCTCCATATCGCCGTCGATGGACGGTCGAATACATTTGACCGCTCCAGGGGCGTGCGTGAGCTAGGGGTTGGGGGGCCTGTCGGGGCGAACCCTTCTGCCTCATGGAACTCGGCAAGCCGGTACGCGTCCTCAAAGGGATCGATCTGGGGTCAGGCGGCAAAGTCGAGCCGGGCGCGATCGGCATCCTCGAGAGCATGAGCAACAGCCCCTACATGCCATTTCTGGTCAAGTTCCCGAACGGGTCATTCGCCTTCGAGGACGGCGAGCTCGAAGACGTCGAACCAAACAGCTAACACGGGCACGGCGAAACACGGCGATCACGGCGAAGCACGACTGAAAAGCGGCGCAACGCGAGTCCGCGCGGTGCGCGATTTTCAGCTTCAACGAAGATATCGTGGTGGTCACCATGCGACTCTTACTCGTGGAAGACGACCCCAGTCTCTCAGATTCGTTGCGACGCGCCCTGGAGGCTCAGAAGTTCTCGGTGACGACGGCTCTCGACGGCGACGCCGGTTTGCACGAGCTGTGCGGTAACGACTATCAGCTGGCAATCCTCGACGTGCTGCTGCCCGAGCGCGACGGCTTCTCCGTCTGCAGCGAAGCGCGCAAGCAAGGCGTCACCACGCCGATCCTCATGCTGACCGCGCGCGACGCCGCCGGCGATCGCGTGGCCGGACTCAACAGCGGGGCCGACGACTACTTGCCCAAGCCGTTCGCGTTCCCCGAGTTGCTCGCGCGCGTGCACGCGTTGCTGCGCCGGCCGATCTTGCAGCTGCGGCCGCGCGTGGTCACGGTCGGCGATCTCTCGATCGACGTGCTGCGCCCCCAAGCCGCGCTTCGCGGCCACGTCATCCGGCTGACCAAGACCGAGCACCGGCTGCTGCTCTACCTGACGGAGAACGCGGGCATCGTGCTGGCCAAAGGCGCCATCTTGGACCGGCTGTGGGGCGCCGAGCACGAGGGCAACAGCAACATCCTCGAGGTCTACGTCAAGATGCTGCGACGTAAGCTCGATGCGGCGGGTGGCGGCGCGCCGATACGGACCGTGCGCGGCGTCGGATATACGATCGACAAACCGTGATCGGGCGGCCCGGCTAGGGAGCCGCCCCGGCCAGCGCTAACCTGCTGATATGCTGGACAAGGCTATCCGCTACGACACGATCATCGCGGTCAGCGCGCTGCTCATCAGCGCCCTCACGTCAGCCGCAGTCGTCTATCAGACGCATGTCATCTCCGCGCAATTCTCCGCCACCGTGTGGCCGTATCTATCATTTGCGGTGACGCGCGACACATCCCATCTCGTCGTCGAGCTTCGAAATGACGGCATCGGGCCTGCGCTGATCCGTTCCGTCGGTATCACGCTGGACGGCAAGCGCGTTCCGTCGCTCAACACGATCGTGGATCCAATCGTCGCGGAGGCGACACGATCGCATAAGGATCACGAGACGCGTTCGACGGTGTCCTCGCTTGAGACCGGCACCGTCGTCCCGGCAAACGAGCACGTCACGCTGGTCCAAGTCGAAGGTGCCCAAGCGACGCAGCTCTTGCTCGCCGCTGCATCCCGCGTCAACATGTCGATCTGCTATTGTTCGCTGCTCGGCCGTTGCTGGACCAAGCAGTTCGATGACCGAACCGGTCAACCGCACGATACGGCGTCGTGCCGCGAAGCGGAGTGAACACCATGGACCCACTTGAGAACTTCAAGTTCCGCGTGATGTGGGATGGACGGTACGTCGCCGGCGTGAGCAAGGTGAGCGCGCTGCTCCGCATGACCGAGGTCGTCGGGCACAGGGAAGGCGGCGACCAAGGCGTGACGCGCGAACTGCCTGGCCGGACCAAGTACGAGCCGATCACCCTCGAGCGCGGCATCACGAGCGACACCGCGTTCGAACAATGGGCGAATCTGGTGAATGGCCCAGGCGGCGCGGCCGCTGGCGGTTTTCGCAAAGACATCATCTTGGATCTTTTCAACGAGTCAGGGCAGCGAGTGCTCTCCTATAAGATCTATCGCTGTTGGGTGTCTGAATTCCAGGCTCTGCCCGATCTTGATGCGGACGCTAACGCGGTTGCGATCGAGCATATCAAGCTTGAGAACGAGGGCTGGGAGCGGGATACGCAAGTCGTCTGGCCGGTCGAATAAATTTGACCGCTCGA
Coding sequences:
- a CDS encoding phage tail protein, yielding MDPLENFKFRVMWDGRYVAGVSKVSALLRMTEVVGHREGGDQGVTRELPGRTKYEPITLERGITSDTAFEQWANLVNGPGGAAAGGFRKDIILDLFNESGQRVLSYKIYRCWVSEFQALPDLDADANAVAIEHIKLENEGWERDTQVVWPVE
- a CDS encoding response regulator transcription factor, translating into MRLLLVEDDPSLSDSLRRALEAQKFSVTTALDGDAGLHELCGNDYQLAILDVLLPERDGFSVCSEARKQGVTTPILMLTARDAAGDRVAGLNSGADDYLPKPFAFPELLARVHALLRRPILQLRPRVVTVGDLSIDVLRPQAALRGHVIRLTKTEHRLLLYLTENAGIVLAKGAILDRLWGAEHEGNSNILEVYVKMLRRKLDAAGGGAPIRTVRGVGYTIDKP
- a CDS encoding DUF4760 domain-containing protein; protein product: MSLELLSTLASLLTVLIVGATAIAALGQLRHLRAGNQINAVLAIGDKFTESRFEQARSLVNSRTAEAMNDPQFRAFVIARAQRKPLPVIAAEMRAILDATNLTGNLFEEIGNLVKNGIVDETLILDVYCTQVVGTWRRLESYIALSRDASNDIGLWDNFEYLTVRARAFLAAHPTTYPKGVPRIQLTNPWHDELKT